From Cohaesibacter gelatinilyticus, the proteins below share one genomic window:
- a CDS encoding rhodanese-like domain-containing protein, with amino-acid sequence MAKLQIYARLFFFLVAGLFMVLPASAELSPETISGATTVDATKAKSLFEQGVKFLDVRSNADFEAGRVPSAIHIELKKKLNEESMEARVSKDEPVVIYCNGWSCLRASKATSKAIKWGYSKVYYFRDGFPSWQTANFPIE; translated from the coding sequence ATGGCAAAATTACAAATTTACGCGAGACTTTTTTTCTTTCTGGTGGCCGGACTTTTCATGGTTTTACCTGCTTCGGCTGAACTATCCCCTGAGACAATTTCTGGCGCGACGACGGTGGATGCAACCAAGGCCAAGTCGCTGTTTGAGCAAGGCGTCAAGTTTCTTGATGTGCGCTCCAATGCCGATTTCGAGGCCGGGCGGGTACCGAGTGCCATTCATATCGAGCTGAAGAAAAAGCTGAATGAAGAGAGCATGGAAGCCCGGGTGAGCAAGGATGAGCCTGTGGTGATCTATTGCAATGGCTGGTCCTGTCTGCGTGCCAGCAAGGCGACAAGCAAGGCCATCAAGTGGGGCTATTCCAAGGTTTATTATTTCCGCGATGGTTTTCCATCCTGGCAGACCGCCAACTTTCCCATCGAGTAG